In a single window of the Niabella ginsenosidivorans genome:
- a CDS encoding LytR/AlgR family response regulator transcription factor, producing MKIRTLIVDDEPHAMEIIRRYAAHIPEIEIVGTCSNAIEAFQTIQHNNIDLVFLDIKMPRLLGTDLVRSLKTPPLIIFTTAYQEYAIEGFDLNAIDYLLKPIPLKRFLQAIDKVMHFLNGDGKRGAAQQDAEAPAQQAPDHFLYLRIERRLIKVNTRDILWIESIKDYIKVVTKDKIFQTKQKISVTEKLLPTGEFMRIHRSFIIPLNKMEGYHPNHLLVAGNVIPIGRNYKQVCAEKFNPGTEIL from the coding sequence ATGAAGATACGCACACTGATAGTGGATGATGAGCCTCATGCCATGGAGATTATAAGAAGGTACGCTGCGCATATTCCCGAAATAGAAATTGTGGGAACCTGTAGTAACGCCATAGAAGCTTTTCAAACCATTCAGCATAATAACATTGACCTCGTATTCCTCGATATTAAAATGCCCCGTCTTTTGGGTACCGACCTGGTGCGCAGCCTGAAAACGCCGCCGCTGATTATTTTCACTACTGCTTACCAGGAGTACGCCATAGAAGGGTTTGATCTTAATGCGATTGACTACCTGCTAAAACCCATTCCACTGAAACGCTTTCTCCAGGCTATTGATAAAGTGATGCACTTTCTTAACGGCGACGGTAAAAGAGGGGCGGCACAGCAGGACGCGGAAGCCCCGGCGCAACAGGCACCCGACCATTTCTTATACCTGCGCATAGAACGGCGCTTAATAAAAGTGAACACAAGAGATATTTTATGGATCGAGAGTATAAAGGATTATATTAAAGTGGTTACAAAGGATAAGATATTCCAGACAAAGCAAAAGATAAGCGTAACAGAAAAACTGCTGCCAACCGGTGAATTTATGCGCATTCACCGTTCGTTTATTATTCCCTTAAATAAAATGGAAGGGTATCATCCCAATCACCTTCTCGTTGCCGGAAATGTAATCCCCATCGGGCGCAATTACAAGCAGGTTTGCGCTGAGAAGTTCAATCCCGGAACAGAAATATTATAG
- a CDS encoding DUF4345 domain-containing protein, whose translation MKKSVTIISCICIGIFSLSVLYISILAWANPGAVMKFVEVELNNNDALSSIRGVYGGVGFFLIGVALIISIRNLQHGLLFFTAFWLMYAVCRLLTIYIDGPLGAFGNTWLKIELTFGLLSWVLYLLRRYVLKIKITRFANV comes from the coding sequence ATGAAAAAATCAGTAACCATTATCAGTTGTATCTGCATAGGAATATTTTCACTAAGCGTGTTATATATCTCCATTTTAGCCTGGGCAAATCCCGGAGCTGTAATGAAATTTGTGGAAGTCGAACTAAATAATAATGACGCCCTGAGTTCCATACGCGGTGTATATGGTGGTGTGGGCTTCTTTTTGATAGGTGTAGCCTTAATTATATCCATCCGAAATCTGCAACACGGCTTGCTTTTCTTTACGGCTTTTTGGCTAATGTATGCTGTTTGCAGATTGCTCACCATATATATTGACGGGCCTTTGGGAGCATTTGGAAATACCTGGTTGAAAATCGAGCTAACCTTTGGCCTGCTGAGTTGGGTATTGTACCTGTTACGTAGATATGTTTTGAAAATAAAGATAACTCGTTTTGCTAATGTATAA
- a CDS encoding c-type cytochrome — protein sequence MKLLKVSGLIIGIVILLVLSSGLYINFAKPDVGAAPDIKVSMDSSSIERGKYLATNVAVCMDCHSQRDWTLFSGPVSKDKEGIGGEKFGSEAGFPGNIYSTNLTPYQLSSWTDGEIYRAITSGVSKNGRALFPVMGYHRFGQMDKEDVYNIIAYLRTLRSIPNDVPETELDFPVSLLNKLSPTPATHQTRPPVSDTVRYGAYLVNAAGCVDCHSRQEKGKIVPGSEFGGGMEFRQPAGIIRAPNITMHRETGIGAWTEELFVNRFKGYADSGYHPKTLSKGDLNSPMPWTMYAGMSREDLQAIYAYLKTVKPKVSPVQIRNYEQ from the coding sequence ATGAAATTATTAAAAGTTTCAGGCCTGATTATCGGCATTGTTATTCTGTTGGTTTTAAGCAGTGGCCTGTACATCAATTTCGCTAAACCTGATGTAGGAGCCGCTCCTGACATAAAAGTTAGCATGGATAGTAGCAGCATTGAAAGGGGAAAATACTTAGCGACAAATGTTGCAGTATGTATGGACTGCCATAGCCAGCGCGATTGGACTTTATTTAGCGGTCCGGTTTCGAAGGATAAAGAAGGAATTGGTGGAGAAAAGTTTGGTTCAGAGGCCGGTTTTCCCGGTAATATCTATTCTACTAATCTTACACCCTATCAACTATCTTCCTGGACGGATGGCGAAATCTATCGTGCAATAACCAGTGGTGTGAGCAAAAACGGTCGGGCGCTATTTCCGGTAATGGGCTATCATCGTTTTGGGCAGATGGATAAAGAAGATGTTTATAACATCATCGCTTATTTACGAACCTTGCGGTCTATACCTAATGATGTTCCTGAAACCGAACTGGATTTCCCTGTAAGCCTGCTGAACAAATTATCTCCAACGCCAGCCACACACCAAACAAGACCGCCAGTGAGCGATACCGTTCGATACGGGGCTTATTTAGTTAATGCCGCCGGCTGTGTAGACTGTCATAGCAGGCAGGAAAAAGGGAAGATTGTTCCCGGCAGTGAGTTTGGCGGCGGTATGGAATTTCGCCAGCCCGCAGGTATCATCCGTGCGCCGAATATTACCATGCACCGCGAAACGGGAATAGGTGCCTGGACGGAGGAACTTTTTGTAAACCGATTCAAAGGGTATGCCGATAGTGGTTATCATCCTAAGACATTGTCGAAAGGAGATCTTAATTCACCCATGCCCTGGACAATGTATGCAGGCATGAGCCGGGAAGACCTGCAGGCCATCTACGCCTATCTGAAAACTGTAAAACCAAAAGTATCACCCGTTCAAATAAGAAATTATGAACAATAG
- a CDS encoding LolA-like protein: MNNRAIHSSFRYRLSCFIMFTCLFAAHANGQSGTVISLEKIQQRYAGKWPKNMSYIKKIVSRRYGRTDSSTHYYAYLFPLYTRIDDRSPNNGNSRILKGDSTWYFRYHRKDGNGQGHARRYFSDYMLGEIYWDDIEGLKKVLAYSKIDFTKQAKGIWEGRTVYVIGATTLEDRYHAQVWYDAEYLYPVRFFEGGTGNVLYSHYEIKRQGEVWQPVATKEFVNKRQTGEVRFVNFSFDRQLSEALFDPEKYGTFHWAQE, encoded by the coding sequence ATGAACAATAGAGCTATACATTCTTCATTCCGGTACCGGTTGAGCTGCTTCATCATGTTCACCTGCCTTTTTGCTGCACATGCCAACGGGCAATCCGGTACCGTTATCTCCTTAGAAAAAATACAGCAGCGCTACGCCGGCAAATGGCCAAAGAATATGAGCTACATCAAAAAAATAGTATCACGCCGTTATGGCCGCACAGACAGCTCTACTCACTATTACGCTTACCTTTTCCCGTTGTATACCCGCATAGATGACCGCAGCCCGAATAATGGTAATAGCAGGATTTTAAAAGGCGATAGTACCTGGTATTTTCGCTACCACAGGAAGGATGGCAATGGGCAGGGGCATGCACGCCGCTATTTTTCGGATTATATGCTGGGCGAAATTTATTGGGATGATATTGAGGGGCTAAAGAAAGTACTTGCCTATAGCAAAATTGATTTTACGAAACAGGCAAAAGGCATCTGGGAAGGTAGAACAGTATATGTTATAGGTGCTACTACGCTGGAAGACCGGTACCATGCACAGGTATGGTATGATGCGGAATATTTATACCCGGTGCGTTTTTTTGAAGGGGGCACTGGCAATGTCCTCTACTCTCACTATGAAATAAAAAGACAAGGTGAAGTATGGCAGCCCGTAGCAACAAAAGAGTTTGTTAACAAAAGGCAAACCGGCGAAGTGCGGTTTGTTAATTTTTCTTTCGACCGACAACTTTCAGAAGCATTATTTGACCCTGAAAAGTATGGTACGTTTCATTGGGCACAGGAATGA
- a CDS encoding peptidase associated/transthyretin-like domain-containing protein, whose product MNKNLLIAALLFIGCSKNSEESQAQGWGAQPALPVVQGQATFSMSGSEYYVNVMGNTIPRMPVFPSLSAKGGTARGYVADLSGKPLKGAHVGVSSSLTGGFYSNGSGLTDDNGYYEFTIPTGAAYFFGTAVTVTYNETPAVMALYPVGGTTAFPSGSGVVKNFVLLSYGPANPDEVAQQPNNESNYYGGALSFNFNINYAGDPQIPEYLPENGVIEIELIPVGIGLYGESKSFKIRKKIGNMNTFNIHNIPVGKYTINAKMSDGRKLKMRAIGTKANVYEHLGLKPDNAVGTSTVTFTPNHQYTPVMVPSFKGNWDALEIGLKL is encoded by the coding sequence GTGAACAAAAACTTATTAATAGCAGCCTTATTATTTATTGGTTGCTCCAAAAATTCAGAAGAAAGCCAGGCGCAAGGCTGGGGAGCGCAACCGGCGTTGCCTGTGGTGCAGGGGCAGGCAACATTTTCGATGTCGGGCAGTGAATATTACGTCAATGTAATGGGAAACACCATACCGAGAATGCCGGTTTTCCCATCCTTATCTGCCAAAGGCGGCACAGCCAGGGGTTATGTGGCCGATTTAAGCGGCAAGCCTTTGAAAGGCGCCCATGTGGGGGTATCGTCCTCGCTCACCGGCGGGTTTTATTCCAACGGAAGCGGGCTTACTGATGACAACGGATATTACGAGTTTACCATTCCAACAGGGGCTGCTTATTTCTTTGGCACAGCTGTTACGGTAACATATAATGAAACCCCGGCGGTGATGGCACTGTACCCTGTTGGTGGCACTACTGCTTTCCCTTCCGGTAGCGGCGTTGTCAAAAACTTTGTGTTGCTGTCCTATGGCCCGGCAAACCCGGATGAAGTGGCGCAGCAACCGAATAATGAAAGCAATTATTATGGCGGGGCGCTGTCGTTCAACTTCAATATTAATTATGCCGGAGACCCACAAATTCCGGAATACCTGCCTGAAAACGGGGTGATTGAAATAGAGCTGATACCCGTTGGTATAGGGCTTTACGGAGAAAGCAAATCATTTAAGATTAGGAAAAAAATCGGCAATATGAACACATTCAATATTCATAATATACCGGTAGGAAAATATACCATTAACGCTAAAATGAGTGATGGGCGCAAATTAAAAATGAGGGCAATCGGCACCAAAGCCAATGTATATGAACATCTCGGGCTTAAGCCGGATAACGCGGTGGGTACCTCTACAGTAACCTTCACCCCCAATCATCAATATACGCCGGTGATGGTGCCCTCTTTCAAAGGTAACTGGGACGCGCTGGAGATTGGTTTGAAATTATAA
- a CDS encoding YybH family protein, giving the protein MKHISIICLLTISCHQALKNSSAESLKQELQAVEQAFSDASAQKGFYPAMLDVAADDIALFDSGDTVLHDMAFIKENVRKYPDGTRPPFTITWKAEKIEVAASGDLGYTYGWYTMTIKDSQGRDKTTKGLYNSVWKKINGVWKLVMD; this is encoded by the coding sequence ATGAAACACATATCCATCATCTGCCTGTTGACAATTTCTTGCCATCAGGCTTTAAAAAACAGCAGCGCCGAAAGTCTAAAGCAGGAATTGCAGGCCGTAGAGCAGGCGTTTTCCGATGCTTCCGCGCAAAAAGGATTTTATCCCGCCATGCTGGATGTGGCGGCTGACGACATCGCGCTGTTTGACAGCGGCGATACTGTGTTGCACGACATGGCATTTATCAAAGAAAACGTACGCAAATATCCTGATGGCACAAGGCCGCCTTTTACCATCACCTGGAAAGCCGAAAAAATTGAGGTGGCGGCAAGCGGGGATTTGGGTTATACCTACGGTTGGTACACCATGACCATAAAAGACAGCCAGGGAAGGGATAAAACAACTAAAGGGCTTTACAATTCGGTATGGAAAAAAATAAACGGGGTATGGAAGCTGGTAATGGATTGA
- a CDS encoding alpha/beta hydrolase: protein MIAILDTNIYERRKLAVGNLYTRKEEVAKVEKGKKTTVNLVLNSAMEEQPFKENDSTKMVKFLSPSLTSSKNKNTYIVAGLYLPPSYHKYKNRTYPVIFINPGWGGTHYNAMHIKAREIYGVGLGEEKIYVFLNPEAQTPYGLHAFIDSRVNGAWGTALVNEFIPYLVANYRVDKNPKLHFLTGQSSGGYGSLWLALHFPSKFGGTWVTSPDPIDFSNFTGVNLYKDKNFFFDNEGKERGFMKVNGQYKSTIKKVIQLERFEGDGGQQQSFEAAFGIPDAHGRPIPLMDTQTGIINPAVVKAWKDYDMALYTLAHAKELKKLAGPVYIYVGGNDNFSLNEAANAYKAKTEKLGLNIKVIVVPEADHFSVRNVNMSKQMQREIDAIIKSVQ, encoded by the coding sequence ATGATTGCCATTTTAGACACCAATATTTATGAAAGAAGAAAGTTGGCGGTTGGTAATTTATATACCAGAAAAGAAGAAGTGGCAAAAGTAGAAAAAGGGAAGAAGACAACTGTCAATCTGGTATTGAATTCTGCTATGGAAGAACAGCCATTTAAAGAAAATGATTCTACTAAAATGGTTAAATTTCTATCGCCATCGCTGACCTCCTCAAAAAATAAAAATACGTACATAGTAGCCGGCCTATACTTACCGCCATCTTATCATAAATATAAAAACCGCACTTATCCTGTCATTTTTATTAACCCGGGTTGGGGTGGAACTCATTATAATGCCATGCACATTAAAGCGCGTGAGATTTATGGCGTGGGTTTAGGTGAAGAAAAGATATATGTTTTTTTAAATCCTGAAGCCCAAACGCCCTATGGCTTGCATGCCTTTATAGATTCGAGAGTAAACGGAGCCTGGGGAACAGCGCTGGTAAATGAATTTATTCCTTATTTAGTGGCCAATTACAGGGTGGATAAAAATCCTAAACTTCATTTTTTAACCGGGCAAAGCAGTGGCGGCTATGGCTCGCTATGGCTGGCATTACATTTCCCTTCAAAATTTGGCGGCACATGGGTTACTTCTCCTGACCCTATAGATTTCAGTAATTTTACAGGGGTAAATTTATATAAGGATAAAAATTTCTTTTTCGATAACGAAGGGAAGGAAAGAGGATTTATGAAAGTAAACGGCCAATACAAGTCCACGATAAAAAAAGTTATTCAGTTAGAAAGATTTGAAGGTGACGGGGGGCAACAGCAATCTTTTGAAGCAGCATTTGGAATTCCCGATGCGCATGGAAGACCCATTCCATTAATGGATACTCAAACAGGAATCATTAATCCTGCTGTTGTAAAAGCATGGAAAGATTATGATATGGCTTTATATACACTTGCTCATGCCAAAGAACTTAAAAAATTAGCCGGTCCGGTTTACATTTATGTTGGCGGCAACGACAATTTTTCTTTAAACGAAGCTGCTAATGCTTATAAAGCCAAAACAGAAAAATTAGGGTTAAATATAAAAGTGATAGTAGTACCGGAAGCCGATCATTTCTCGGTGAGAAATGTAAATATGTCCAAACAAATGCAAAGAGAAATAGACGCAATTATAAAAAGCGTTCAGTAA
- a CDS encoding glycoside hydrolase family 97 protein: MFRIKSVIVLLCLILGNKVSGSQTVQYTSPGGQIKLVVAVKDSVCFSVLLGREKVIDQACLGLQFGGEKLPDRWLLRSKKEKLVNEDIRPVIPLKFSHIQSVYRKVLLSFKNGVSIEFRLFDDGVAYRYLTGLKGEQEIMNEKLELSFNNAIQFHMQQPGSFKTAYEEPYVVKNIPAWLESKKMGLLPWLGVTKSGIKILMSETNLRDYPGMFFTAASANSIKAVFPKMPLEFGEDGDRSVKITREADYIAKTNGKRDYPWRYFLISKDEGAMLTNTMNAKLAGSGLLQDASWIQPGQASWEWWNGASPYGPDVNFESGFNLDTYKYFIDFASKKGVRYIVMDEGWAASTLDPFTPNPKVDLHQLLEYGKQKGVGIILWLTWLTVEKNFGLFKTFSDWGVKGVKIDFMDRSDQWMVNYYERVAKEAARYHLFVDFHGAFKPSGLEYLYPNVISYEGVRGMEQMGGATPDNSVYLPFIRNSVGPMDYTPGAMISMQPEVYSSKRPNSAAVGTRCYQMALFVVFESGIQMLADNPTQYYKNPDVTGFITSVPTTWDETRVLAAKLGEYVIVAKRKGDEWFIGGITNDSEKWKTFKIKLDFLNTDTPYKMDLFEDGINAPTQAMDYRATTKTVRQGDEFRIKIARNGGFAARIKK, translated from the coding sequence ATGTTTAGGATTAAATCTGTTATTGTACTGCTCTGCCTTATTTTAGGCAATAAGGTTTCCGGTTCCCAAACAGTACAATATACGTCGCCCGGCGGACAGATAAAACTGGTTGTTGCTGTAAAAGACAGCGTTTGTTTTTCTGTGTTGCTGGGGCGGGAAAAAGTTATTGATCAGGCCTGCCTGGGGTTACAGTTCGGTGGGGAGAAGCTGCCGGACCGGTGGCTGCTGCGTAGTAAAAAAGAAAAATTAGTAAATGAAGACATCAGACCCGTAATACCATTGAAGTTTTCTCATATACAATCCGTTTACCGGAAGGTACTGCTCTCCTTCAAAAACGGAGTGTCCATAGAATTCAGATTGTTTGATGATGGGGTGGCGTATCGGTATCTGACCGGCTTAAAAGGAGAACAGGAAATAATGAATGAAAAACTGGAGCTATCTTTTAATAATGCTATTCAGTTTCATATGCAACAACCCGGCTCATTTAAAACAGCGTATGAAGAACCATATGTTGTAAAAAATATACCGGCGTGGCTGGAATCAAAAAAAATGGGTCTGTTACCCTGGCTGGGAGTTACAAAAAGCGGGATAAAAATATTGATGTCGGAAACGAATTTGAGGGATTATCCCGGAATGTTTTTTACGGCAGCTTCCGCAAATAGTATAAAAGCCGTTTTCCCAAAAATGCCTCTTGAATTCGGGGAAGATGGTGATCGCAGCGTTAAAATTACCAGAGAAGCGGATTATATTGCCAAAACCAATGGTAAAAGAGATTATCCCTGGCGCTATTTTTTGATCTCTAAAGATGAAGGAGCGATGTTGACCAATACGATGAATGCGAAACTCGCCGGTTCCGGTCTGCTGCAGGATGCTTCCTGGATTCAACCGGGCCAGGCCAGTTGGGAATGGTGGAATGGCGCTTCGCCATACGGCCCGGACGTAAATTTTGAATCAGGATTTAACCTGGATACCTATAAATATTTTATAGACTTTGCCTCAAAGAAGGGTGTCAGGTACATTGTTATGGATGAAGGTTGGGCGGCCAGTACATTGGATCCGTTTACACCTAATCCCAAAGTTGATTTGCACCAGTTGCTGGAATATGGTAAACAAAAAGGGGTGGGCATTATACTTTGGCTGACTTGGCTAACGGTGGAAAAGAATTTCGGCCTTTTTAAAACGTTTAGTGATTGGGGCGTAAAAGGAGTGAAGATTGATTTTATGGACCGGTCTGACCAATGGATGGTGAATTATTATGAGCGGGTTGCAAAAGAGGCCGCCAGGTATCATTTATTTGTAGACTTTCACGGTGCTTTTAAACCTTCAGGGCTGGAATATCTTTACCCTAATGTGATCTCCTATGAGGGCGTAAGGGGTATGGAACAAATGGGAGGCGCCACACCCGATAATAGTGTATATCTCCCGTTTATTCGTAATTCGGTAGGGCCGATGGATTATACTCCCGGCGCAATGATCAGCATGCAGCCGGAAGTGTATAGTTCCAAAAGGCCTAATTCAGCAGCGGTAGGTACACGTTGTTATCAGATGGCTTTATTTGTTGTGTTTGAAAGTGGCATACAAATGCTGGCGGATAACCCTACCCAATATTATAAGAACCCGGATGTTACAGGCTTTATAACATCTGTGCCAACCACCTGGGACGAAACAAGAGTACTGGCTGCAAAATTGGGTGAGTACGTAATTGTAGCCAAACGAAAAGGCGATGAATGGTTTATCGGGGGTATCACAAATGATTCCGAAAAGTGGAAAACCTTTAAAATAAAACTGGATTTCCTTAACACGGATACGCCATACAAAATGGATCTTTTTGAAGACGGCATCAATGCACCTACCCAGGCAATGGATTACCGGGCTACTACAAAAACAGTGAGGCAGGGTGATGAGTTCAGGATCAAAATCGCACGGAATGGAGGCTTTGCTGCACGGATAAAGAAGTGA
- a CDS encoding DUF1328 domain-containing protein — translation MLRWTITFLIVAIIAAVLGFTGIAVAFAGIAKILFYIFVVLFIISFFLGRSGKTTE, via the coding sequence ATGCTACGTTGGACTATTACCTTTCTGATCGTTGCCATCATCGCAGCGGTTTTAGGATTTACCGGTATTGCGGTTGCTTTCGCCGGTATAGCCAAGATCCTGTTTTACATATTCGTTGTATTATTTATTATTTCTTTTTTTCTGGGCAGAAGCGGTAAAACAACGGAATAG
- a CDS encoding SWIB/MDM2 domain-containing protein — MATAKKPAVKKAATKKPAATKPATKKVTKAPVKKAAPKKVAAKKVAPKKKRKINPALLQPLAPSPALAAVIGSKAASRPDIIKKVWVYIKKQGLQDSANKRMINADDKLKILFGGKSQISMFDLAKVISANVK, encoded by the coding sequence ATGGCCACAGCGAAAAAACCTGCTGTAAAAAAAGCAGCTACCAAAAAGCCAGCCGCAACGAAACCGGCTACCAAAAAAGTTACAAAAGCTCCTGTAAAAAAAGCGGCACCAAAGAAAGTTGCTGCTAAAAAGGTTGCACCAAAGAAGAAAAGGAAAATAAACCCTGCCTTGTTACAGCCTCTTGCACCCTCTCCTGCATTGGCAGCTGTTATTGGCAGTAAGGCGGCTTCCCGCCCGGATATCATTAAAAAAGTATGGGTCTATATTAAAAAGCAGGGACTACAGGACAGCGCAAACAAAAGAATGATAAATGCGGATGATAAATTAAAAATATTGTTCGGCGGTAAATCGCAGATATCAATGTTTGATCTGGCTAAGGTCATCAGCGCTAATGTAAAATAG
- a CDS encoding DUF6496 domain-containing protein — translation MAKYSKKAGEKVEKAMHEKKKGTLKSGKSGKKVTSRKQAIAIGLSEAREKGAKVPKAPAKKKTPAKKKTATKKTASRKKA, via the coding sequence ATGGCAAAATATTCTAAAAAAGCGGGAGAAAAAGTGGAAAAAGCCATGCATGAAAAAAAGAAAGGCACCCTGAAAAGCGGAAAAAGCGGAAAGAAAGTTACCAGCAGAAAGCAGGCTATTGCTATTGGTTTATCCGAAGCAAGGGAAAAGGGAGCAAAAGTGCCTAAAGCGCCTGCCAAGAAAAAAACGCCCGCTAAGAAAAAGACTGCGACAAAAAAAACAGCTTCCAGGAAAAAAGCCTGA
- a CDS encoding DNA-formamidopyrimidine glycosylase family protein, translating to MPEGPSILLMKEDLQKFAGQRILGAAGNAKIEMNALKGKKLVEIRTFGKQTFLVSDEISIRVHLLLFGSYSINEPTKPEGRLRLALFFKTGAVFFYTCSVKIIENEALMTIDWEADVLSDTWDPAKAEKKLQSVPDRMVCDALMDQQIFSGVGNIIKNEVLFRIGVQPESLPGKLTPQKLKELVSEARNYSFQFLEWKRAFVLKKHWLVHTKSICPKCGQPLVKKHTGLGKRRSFYCATDQVLYR from the coding sequence TTGCCCGAAGGCCCCTCTATATTATTGATGAAAGAAGACCTGCAAAAATTTGCAGGCCAGCGCATCCTGGGCGCTGCGGGGAATGCCAAAATTGAGATGAACGCCCTGAAAGGGAAAAAACTGGTTGAAATAAGGACGTTTGGAAAACAGACCTTTCTTGTTTCAGATGAAATCAGCATCCGGGTACACCTGTTGCTATTTGGTTCTTACAGTATAAATGAGCCAACCAAACCGGAAGGACGGCTTCGGCTGGCTTTATTTTTTAAAACAGGAGCCGTGTTTTTTTACACCTGCTCGGTTAAAATAATAGAAAATGAGGCGTTGATGACAATTGACTGGGAAGCCGATGTGTTAAGCGATACCTGGGATCCAGCGAAAGCCGAAAAAAAATTACAGTCAGTACCTGACAGGATGGTTTGCGATGCACTTATGGATCAGCAGATCTTTTCCGGGGTCGGGAACATTATTAAAAACGAGGTGCTTTTCCGCATCGGGGTTCAACCGGAAAGCCTGCCTGGAAAGCTCACTCCCCAAAAACTAAAAGAACTGGTTTCTGAAGCCAGGAACTACAGCTTTCAGTTTCTGGAATGGAAAAGAGCTTTTGTATTAAAAAAGCACTGGCTGGTGCACACAAAAAGCATCTGTCCCAAATGTGGACAACCACTGGTTAAAAAACATACAGGCCTCGGCAAAAGACGTAGCTTTTATTGTGCAACCGACCAGGTGTTATACAGATAA
- a CDS encoding SRPBCC family protein, which produces MSDNTVSLHRVLKASPEKIYRAFTEAAAIASWLPPYGFICTVHEMTVAPGGSYKMSFQNFSTGNSHSFGGKYLELQPNEFLKYTDTFDDPNLPGEMVTTVWLRKTMAGTEIKITQEGIPSAIPVEMCYLGWQESLEKLAKLAEPEIPDA; this is translated from the coding sequence ATGTCAGATAATACTGTTTCGTTGCACAGAGTACTGAAAGCATCCCCTGAAAAGATCTACCGCGCTTTTACCGAAGCTGCAGCCATCGCCTCATGGCTCCCCCCATATGGTTTTATTTGCACTGTTCATGAAATGACCGTGGCGCCGGGCGGGTCCTATAAAATGTCATTTCAGAATTTTTCAACCGGTAACAGCCATTCATTTGGCGGTAAATATCTGGAGCTTCAGCCCAATGAATTTTTAAAGTATACCGATACATTTGATGACCCCAATCTGCCTGGGGAGATGGTCACGACTGTATGGCTCCGGAAAACCATGGCGGGCACAGAAATAAAAATCACACAGGAAGGAATTCCTTCTGCTATACCGGTAGAAATGTGCTATCTGGGCTGGCAGGAATCATTGGAAAAGCTGGCAAAACTGGCAGAGCCCGAGATACCGGATGCCTGA